The window TTGAGGCTTCGCTGCCACTTTTGAACGGGATGTACACCAGCTTGCTGCCAGTGGTTTTGTTCAGCAGCAGGGTCAGGGTCTGGTCGACGTCCTTGGACTGGCTGCCGCCCATGCGCATTTTCGAAGGGTCGGCCTTGACGGTCTCATAGAAGCTTTTTGCGTCTTTCCAGGGCGCGTCTTTGTAGGTCCAGAGGATGAAGTCATCTTCGGCAACGGCGGCGACCGGGGTCAGCTCCTGCCATTGATAACCGAGCTTGGACACCAGCGGCAGCAGGTAAATATTGTTGGTGCCGATCACCAGTTTGTCGGCATCGCCTTCGGACATCTTGATGTCCAGAAAAGCCTCGGCACCGTTGCCGCCGCCTTTGTTGAGCACGACCGTGTTGACGTCCAGCAGCTTGTGGGTGGTGATGATCGACTGGATCAAGCGGCCCAATTGGTCGGTACCGCCGCCAGGACCACCGGCAACAATGATTTCGACATTCTTGTCGGGCTGCCAGGCAGCCAGGGCAGGGAGGGTGCCGGCGGTTAATAAAGTGCAACCGAGCAGAAGACTGGACGCGCGTCGAAAGGATGCGGTTCGCATGATGAAACCTCTATTTCTTGTAATTGTTTTTTGAGCGATTCGTCCGACACGGGTATCGGCAAATCTTGGATCGAGTGTGGGAAGCTATCGTGCTGGCGTCTACTC of the Paucimonas lemoignei genome contains:
- a CDS encoding tricarboxylate transporter, which gives rise to MRTASFRRASSLLLGCTLLTAGTLPALAAWQPDKNVEIIVAGGPGGGTDQLGRLIQSIITTHKLLDVNTVVLNKGGGNGAEAFLDIKMSEGDADKLVIGTNNIYLLPLVSKLGYQWQELTPVAAVAEDDFILWTYKDAPWKDAKSFYETVKADPSKMRMGGSQSKDVDQTLTLLLNKTTGSKLVYIPFKSGSEASTQLAGKHIAANVNNPSESISQWRGDQVQPLCVFSKERMSYTAKVAGDKSWADVPTCLEQGLGVDQYRFPRTVFMPGKVTAEQRAFYTELMRKVSEAPEFKAYVTQNALVPTFLEGDQLTAYIQQDTARVTPVFKDAGWLRE